Proteins found in one Primulina eburnea isolate SZY01 chromosome 16, ASM2296580v1, whole genome shotgun sequence genomic segment:
- the LOC140817163 gene encoding protein ABIL3-like isoform X1, whose product MATITASASMRPRESCSYDDVSMEQSMILSDSLEDLKNLSKELYSAAEYFELSYMDDNQKEIVANTLKDYAVDAIVNTVDHLGHATFKVSYLLDEKVDEVSENEFHISCMEQRLRRCQYYIDLEGLSQQSLMIKTPKYHKRYILPVGETINGAVQANIRNPECSLNVGDDWNNFRNARATTKENDAPSTVSKGRSRNSSFSSNMPNINLAEHRTASPPRFPFVRPNSHSSNTTSPKCSRPSTPNRSRTTIPTPSLGRQMSISEPRKSASMHLHVGNRSAKDGEQLRGKSIRLLKALLSRSKPKKDEMLYTYLNEY is encoded by the exons ATGGCAACAATTACCGCATCTGCTTCAATGCGTCCTCGTGAGTCATGTAGCTACGATGATGTCTCCATGGAGCAAAGCATGATCCTCTCGGATAGTTTAGAG GACTTGAAGAATCTTAGCAAAGAATTATATTCAGCTGCTGAATACTTTGAGTTGTCTTATATGGATGACAACCAAAAGGAAAT AGTGGCGAATACATTAAAAGATTATGCCGTTGATGCAATTGTTAATACGGTGGACCATTTGGGCCATGCCACCTTTAAGGTCAGTTATCTGCTGGATGAAAAGGTCGACGAAGTTTCTGAAAATGAATTCCATATATCTTGCATGGAGCAG AGATTGCGGAGGTGCCAGTATTACATCGATCTTGAAGGTCTGTCGCAGCAGTCACTAATGATTAAGACTCCAAAGTATCACAAGCGATACATTTTACCAG TGGGCGAGACGATAAATGGAGCTGTTCAAGCTAATATAAGAAACCCAGAATGCAGCCTGAATGTTGGAGATGACTGGAATAATTTTAGGAATG CTCGAGCTACAACCAAAGAGAATGATGCTCCATCAACGGTCAG CAAAGGGCGCTCTAGAAACTCTTCATTCTCTAGCAACATGCCAAATATAAATTTGG CAGAACATCGGACAGCATCTCCTCCCCGGTTTCCTTTTGTACGTCCTAATTCCCACTCGAGCAATACCACATCTCCGAAATGTTCACGTCCAAGCACCCCAAATCGTAGCCGGACAACTATCCCAACCCCTTCTCTCGGAAGACAAATG TCTATATCTGAACCTCGGAAATCTGCTTCAATGCATTTGCATGTTGGAAACAGAAGCGCCAAAGATGGTGAACAGCTTCGTGGCAAGAGTATACGACTTCTCAAGGCGTTGCTTAGTCGAAGCAAGCCCAAGAAAGACGAAATGTTGTATACTTACTTAAATGAATATTGA
- the LOC140817163 gene encoding protein ABIL3-like isoform X2, which translates to MATITASASMRPRESCSYDDVSMEQSMILSDSLEDLKNLSKELYSAAEYFELSYMDDNQKEIVANTLKDYAVDAIVNTVDHLGHATFKVSYLLDEKVDEVSENEFHISCMEQRLRRCQYYIDLEGLSQQSLMIKTPKYHKRYILPVGETINGAVQANIRNPECSLNVGDDWNNFRNARATTKENDAPSTVSKGRSRNSSFSSNMPNINLEHRTASPPRFPFVRPNSHSSNTTSPKCSRPSTPNRSRTTIPTPSLGRQMSISEPRKSASMHLHVGNRSAKDGEQLRGKSIRLLKALLSRSKPKKDEMLYTYLNEY; encoded by the exons ATGGCAACAATTACCGCATCTGCTTCAATGCGTCCTCGTGAGTCATGTAGCTACGATGATGTCTCCATGGAGCAAAGCATGATCCTCTCGGATAGTTTAGAG GACTTGAAGAATCTTAGCAAAGAATTATATTCAGCTGCTGAATACTTTGAGTTGTCTTATATGGATGACAACCAAAAGGAAAT AGTGGCGAATACATTAAAAGATTATGCCGTTGATGCAATTGTTAATACGGTGGACCATTTGGGCCATGCCACCTTTAAGGTCAGTTATCTGCTGGATGAAAAGGTCGACGAAGTTTCTGAAAATGAATTCCATATATCTTGCATGGAGCAG AGATTGCGGAGGTGCCAGTATTACATCGATCTTGAAGGTCTGTCGCAGCAGTCACTAATGATTAAGACTCCAAAGTATCACAAGCGATACATTTTACCAG TGGGCGAGACGATAAATGGAGCTGTTCAAGCTAATATAAGAAACCCAGAATGCAGCCTGAATGTTGGAGATGACTGGAATAATTTTAGGAATG CTCGAGCTACAACCAAAGAGAATGATGCTCCATCAACGGTCAG CAAAGGGCGCTCTAGAAACTCTTCATTCTCTAGCAACATGCCAAATATAAATTTGG AACATCGGACAGCATCTCCTCCCCGGTTTCCTTTTGTACGTCCTAATTCCCACTCGAGCAATACCACATCTCCGAAATGTTCACGTCCAAGCACCCCAAATCGTAGCCGGACAACTATCCCAACCCCTTCTCTCGGAAGACAAATG TCTATATCTGAACCTCGGAAATCTGCTTCAATGCATTTGCATGTTGGAAACAGAAGCGCCAAAGATGGTGAACAGCTTCGTGGCAAGAGTATACGACTTCTCAAGGCGTTGCTTAGTCGAAGCAAGCCCAAGAAAGACGAAATGTTGTATACTTACTTAAATGAATATTGA